Proteins encoded by one window of Mechercharimyces sp. CAU 1602:
- a CDS encoding UvrB/UvrC motif-containing protein: MQCKQCGMRPATLHYTKIINGEKTETHLCEVCAEERGEQIPGLESGFSIHNLMSGLLNLDLGTSEQAGVIKSETTLRCPTCGLTYRQFSKIGRFGCSHCYETFGEMLPSVFRRIHGHTTHRGKVPERAGGKLKVRRQMEQLKREMEEAVRGEAFEKAAQIRDQIRTLQQQLDE, encoded by the coding sequence ATGCAGTGTAAACAGTGCGGAATGCGACCTGCTACCCTTCACTATACCAAGATTATCAATGGTGAAAAAACAGAGACACATCTGTGTGAAGTGTGTGCAGAAGAACGAGGGGAGCAGATTCCTGGGCTGGAATCAGGTTTTTCTATCCATAACTTAATGTCTGGTTTATTAAATTTAGATTTGGGTACGAGTGAGCAAGCAGGTGTCATCAAAAGTGAAACCACTCTACGTTGCCCAACGTGTGGCTTAACGTATCGCCAGTTTAGTAAGATTGGTCGTTTTGGTTGTAGCCATTGTTACGAAACGTTTGGTGAGATGTTGCCATCTGTGTTCCGTCGCATACACGGTCATACCACTCATCGCGGAAAAGTACCAGAGCGCGCAGGAGGAAAGTTGAAAGTAAGGCGGCAGATGGAACAGTTGAAGCGAGAAATGGAAGAGGCGGTACGCGGTGAAGCTTTTGAAAAAGCTGCACAGATCAGGGATCAGATACGGACATTACAACAGCAACTAGATGAGTAG
- a CDS encoding protein arginine kinase yields the protein MSFQRFVDEAVSEWMRGKGPKSDIVISSRVRIARNLQDYPFPLLATGEQAEEVLSHIEQTIKEAEEDAPFDHPEVIRMEQLSELEKRVLVEKHLISPHLAEESSHGGVVLSGDESVSMMVNEEDHLRIQCLFPGFQLDQAWEIADRIDNWFEKRVTYAFHEKSGYLTSCPTNVGTGVRISVMLHLPALALTQQLPRLLQAANQVGLAVRGIYGEGSEALGNLYQVSNQVTLGHTEAEIIEKLQGVVNQMIEQEQRARKRLLEARAIQLEDRVYRSYGLLQHARVMDSKEAMQRLSDIRLGIDLGLISHLQGTIMNELMVMTQPGFLQQHAGEALDPEERDVRRAMIIRERLSIAQA from the coding sequence ATGTCTTTTCAACGGTTTGTCGATGAAGCAGTAAGCGAATGGATGCGTGGAAAAGGGCCAAAATCCGATATCGTGATCTCCAGTCGCGTTCGAATTGCCCGTAACTTGCAAGATTATCCATTCCCTCTACTCGCAACTGGAGAACAAGCAGAAGAGGTACTCTCTCATATAGAGCAGACGATTAAGGAAGCGGAAGAGGATGCTCCTTTTGATCATCCGGAAGTGATTCGCATGGAACAACTAAGCGAGTTGGAGAAGAGGGTACTGGTTGAGAAACACCTTATCAGTCCTCACCTTGCGGAGGAGTCCTCACATGGTGGCGTTGTGTTGAGCGGGGATGAGTCGGTAAGCATGATGGTGAATGAAGAAGATCACTTACGTATTCAGTGCTTATTCCCAGGTTTTCAATTGGATCAAGCGTGGGAAATAGCTGATCGAATTGATAACTGGTTCGAAAAACGGGTTACGTACGCTTTTCATGAGAAGAGTGGATATTTGACGAGTTGTCCGACGAATGTGGGCACAGGTGTCCGTATTTCGGTGATGCTGCACTTACCAGCTCTAGCGTTAACGCAACAACTTCCTCGGTTATTGCAAGCAGCAAATCAGGTGGGGCTAGCGGTAAGGGGAATATATGGAGAGGGTAGCGAGGCGTTAGGAAATTTATATCAAGTATCTAACCAGGTTACTCTAGGGCATACCGAAGCAGAGATTATCGAGAAGCTACAAGGGGTCGTCAATCAGATGATCGAGCAGGAGCAACGGGCGCGCAAACGTTTGTTAGAAGCTCGCGCAATCCAGCTAGAGGATCGTGTCTATCGTTCCTATGGTTTGTTGCAGCATGCTAGAGTGATGGATTCGAAAGAGGCGATGCAGCGCTTATCTGATATACGCCTTGGTATCGATCTCGGTTTAATCTCTCATTTGCAGGGAACAATAATGAATGAACTGATGGTAATGACGCAGCCAGGTTTTTTGCAACAACACGCTGGGGAAGCACTCGATCCAGAGGAACGAGATGTGCGTCGCGCGATGATTATACGTGAACGTTTATCTATTGCGCAGGCGTAG
- a CDS encoding ATP-dependent Clp protease ATP-binding subunit, with the protein MMFGRFTERAQKVLALAQEEAARLGHSNIGTEHILLGLVREGEGIAAKAIVNLGLGLEKIQNEVESLIGRGQGETSSIAYTPRAKKVIELSMDEARKLGHTYVGTEHLLLGLIREGEGVAARVLNNLGVSLNKARQQVLQLLGNSEAMTSNHQAGASANTPTLDSLARDLTVVAKEGNLDPVIGRSKEIERVVQVLSRRTKNNPVLIGEPGVGKTAIAEGLAQRIVDGEIPETLRGKRVMTLDMGTVVAGTKYRGEFEDRLKKVMDEIRQAGNIILFIDELHTLIGAGGAEGAIDASNILKPALARGELQCVGATTLDEYRKHIEKDAALERRFQPITVDEPTPDEAIQILEGLRDRYEAHHRVKITDEAIKQAVKLSDRYITDRFLPDKAIDLVDEAGSRVRLRSFTVPPDLKALEQRLEGVKKEKDAAVQSQEFEKAASLRDNEQKLREELETTHNQWKEDQGKTDSEVTAEDIGEVVASWTGIPVRKLAEEESERLLKLEEVLHNRVIGQEEAVKTVSRAVRRARAGLKDPKRPIGSFIFLGPTGVGKTELARALAHSLFGDDDAMIRIDMSEYMEKHATSRLVGAPPGYVGYEEGGQLTEKVRRKPYSVVLLDEVEKAHPEVFNILLQVLEDGRLTDGKGRMVDFRNTVIIMTSNVGASMIKNNKKLGFTTSQNNDYEDMKTRVMEELKKSFRPEFLNRIDDVIVFHSLKESHLQEIVSLMSEELRKRLLEQDIDFILTDEAKRHLAKVGFDPTYGARPLRRAIQKNIEDNLSEELLRGNIKHGDTVRITLQDKELVVEPVSKEEKESQTTK; encoded by the coding sequence ATGATGTTTGGTCGGTTTACCGAACGTGCACAAAAAGTATTGGCACTTGCACAAGAAGAAGCGGCGCGTCTGGGACATAGTAATATTGGCACCGAGCATATTCTATTAGGTTTAGTTCGTGAGGGAGAAGGAATTGCTGCAAAAGCGATTGTTAACTTAGGACTAGGCTTGGAGAAGATCCAGAATGAAGTGGAATCGCTCATCGGTCGAGGACAAGGTGAAACAAGTAGTATTGCGTATACTCCACGTGCGAAAAAAGTGATTGAATTGTCGATGGATGAAGCGCGTAAGTTGGGGCATACGTATGTCGGTACCGAGCATCTTCTGTTGGGATTAATACGAGAAGGTGAAGGGGTAGCTGCACGCGTATTGAACAACTTGGGTGTAAGTTTAAATAAGGCACGTCAACAAGTATTGCAGCTCTTAGGCAACAGCGAAGCGATGACAAGCAATCATCAAGCGGGGGCAAGTGCGAATACGCCAACATTGGATAGCTTGGCTCGAGATTTGACAGTTGTAGCAAAAGAGGGCAACTTGGATCCTGTAATCGGTCGCAGTAAAGAGATTGAGCGCGTGGTTCAAGTTCTCTCACGGCGGACAAAAAACAATCCGGTTCTCATCGGTGAGCCTGGGGTAGGGAAGACGGCGATCGCTGAAGGATTGGCGCAACGGATTGTGGATGGAGAGATACCTGAGACACTGCGTGGAAAGCGTGTGATGACTCTTGATATGGGTACGGTTGTAGCAGGAACCAAGTACCGGGGTGAGTTTGAGGATCGTCTAAAAAAAGTGATGGATGAGATCCGGCAAGCTGGCAATATCATTCTCTTTATCGATGAATTGCATACGTTGATCGGAGCAGGTGGTGCAGAAGGGGCCATTGATGCCTCTAACATCTTAAAACCCGCACTGGCACGTGGAGAACTGCAGTGTGTGGGGGCAACAACATTAGATGAATATCGTAAGCATATTGAAAAAGATGCGGCATTGGAGCGTCGCTTCCAACCGATTACGGTGGATGAACCTACACCGGATGAAGCCATTCAGATATTAGAAGGGTTACGCGATCGCTATGAGGCGCATCATCGTGTAAAGATTACCGATGAAGCGATTAAGCAAGCAGTTAAGTTATCAGATCGCTATATTACGGATCGCTTTTTACCTGATAAGGCGATCGACCTTGTCGATGAAGCGGGGTCACGGGTGCGCTTGCGCTCGTTTACCGTACCTCCAGATCTGAAAGCACTGGAACAACGCTTAGAGGGCGTGAAGAAGGAAAAAGATGCGGCGGTTCAAAGTCAAGAATTTGAGAAAGCGGCGTCCTTGCGTGATAACGAGCAGAAGTTGCGTGAAGAGCTGGAAACGACGCATAATCAGTGGAAAGAAGATCAAGGGAAGACGGATTCCGAGGTAACAGCTGAAGACATTGGTGAAGTTGTAGCCAGTTGGACTGGAATTCCGGTCCGCAAGCTGGCAGAAGAAGAGTCGGAGCGTCTGCTCAAATTGGAGGAAGTATTGCATAATCGCGTGATCGGACAAGAGGAAGCGGTAAAAACCGTCTCCCGTGCTGTGCGCCGTGCACGTGCAGGTTTAAAAGATCCGAAGCGTCCGATAGGTTCCTTTATTTTCTTAGGTCCGACAGGTGTAGGGAAAACCGAGCTGGCTCGTGCGTTAGCTCATTCCCTCTTCGGTGATGATGATGCGATGATCCGTATCGACATGTCAGAGTACATGGAAAAGCATGCCACTAGTCGTCTAGTGGGAGCTCCTCCAGGATATGTAGGGTATGAAGAAGGTGGACAGTTAACAGAGAAAGTGCGGCGCAAACCGTATTCTGTGGTGCTGCTAGATGAAGTGGAAAAAGCGCATCCGGAAGTGTTTAATATCTTATTGCAAGTATTGGAAGATGGACGACTAACAGATGGTAAAGGGCGTATGGTGGATTTCCGCAATACGGTGATTATCATGACTTCCAACGTGGGTGCAAGCATGATTAAGAACAATAAAAAACTAGGCTTTACCACCAGTCAAAATAATGATTATGAGGATATGAAAACACGGGTGATGGAGGAGCTGAAGAAAAGCTTCCGTCCGGAATTCCTCAACCGTATTGACGATGTGATTGTATTCCATTCATTGAAGGAGTCTCATCTGCAGGAGATTGTTTCGCTCATGTCAGAAGAGTTGCGTAAGCGCCTGTTGGAGCAGGATATTGACTTCATATTAACCGACGAGGCGAAACGACACTTGGCTAAGGTTGGTTTTGATCCAACGTACGGAGCACGTCCGTTACGGCGAGCCATTCAGAAGAATATCGAAGACAATCTATCTGAAGAGCTTTTGCGCGGTAATATAAAACATGGTGATACCGTACGTATCACGCTCCAGGATAAAGAGTTAGTGGTAGAGCCGGTTAGCAAAGAAGAAAAAGAGAGTCAAACAACGAAGTAA
- a CDS encoding tetratricopeptide repeat protein, which produces MDKQERDRIGKILRSIRNEKGDKIDAYVDEGLSRATIHRIETGDGNVGGSAEGYIDKVRILAQKMGKTMEDIMERKDTSQLLFRMYVVEQLIEGRRVEEAFTALHEMKVSPQTGLKAYYHYLFAKGYYYLRQFDHALRIGQQVISECRSGYCPAFYNMESLVRSMMAKIHIEHGKYREALDEIEEALDCFLQDGERASILASLKADKAYVLTRLGEYERADRIIDTLFQKMQEIVIPDVKFAVYELAARSALRKQFYQRASEIGQVGVNLILYHKQKRPYLTLGRVLLETYMDTPVEDLQMAKILCETLLVFVEDLEDGSDKNQLKAEFQSVLARVWYKQDQIEEARVLYESSVALHTEQVEAWIGLGDCYRRLLHPDDAIEAYQQGLSLSQSRYPDRLKEIYVGLAHCYSAQGDSMQELMWLRKAGGLTDG; this is translated from the coding sequence ATGGACAAGCAGGAGAGGGATCGTATAGGAAAGATTTTGCGATCCATACGTAATGAAAAAGGGGATAAGATTGATGCTTATGTAGATGAAGGGTTGTCGCGAGCAACCATTCATCGCATCGAAACAGGCGATGGTAATGTGGGTGGAAGCGCAGAAGGTTATATTGATAAAGTGAGGATATTGGCGCAAAAGATGGGAAAGACGATGGAGGATATCATGGAAAGAAAAGATACCTCTCAGTTGCTCTTTCGTATGTATGTGGTAGAACAGCTAATTGAGGGACGGCGTGTGGAGGAAGCATTTACGGCTCTACATGAGATGAAGGTGTCTCCCCAGACTGGATTAAAAGCATACTATCACTATCTCTTTGCCAAGGGGTACTATTACCTCCGTCAGTTTGATCATGCGCTACGCATCGGACAACAGGTGATCAGTGAATGTAGATCGGGATATTGTCCTGCATTTTATAATATGGAATCCTTAGTCCGCAGTATGATGGCTAAAATCCATATCGAGCATGGAAAATATCGTGAGGCTTTAGATGAGATTGAAGAGGCATTAGACTGCTTTTTACAAGATGGGGAACGGGCAAGTATTTTAGCGAGTTTAAAAGCAGATAAAGCGTATGTGTTAACACGTTTAGGAGAGTATGAGCGAGCCGACCGCATTATTGATACCCTTTTTCAAAAGATGCAGGAGATTGTGATCCCTGATGTGAAATTTGCTGTCTATGAATTAGCAGCGCGCTCTGCTTTACGCAAACAATTTTATCAACGTGCTAGTGAGATTGGTCAAGTTGGTGTCAATCTGATTCTATACCATAAACAGAAGCGTCCTTACCTTACATTGGGGCGGGTGTTGTTAGAAACGTATATGGACACGCCTGTGGAAGATTTACAGATGGCGAAGATCTTGTGTGAAACGCTCTTAGTTTTTGTGGAGGATTTAGAGGATGGTAGTGACAAAAATCAGTTAAAAGCAGAGTTTCAATCGGTGCTAGCTCGAGTCTGGTATAAGCAGGATCAGATCGAGGAAGCAAGAGTATTATATGAAAGCTCAGTCGCTCTCCATACAGAGCAAGTAGAGGCTTGGATTGGATTAGGGGATTGTTACAGACGCCTTCTTCATCCTGATGATGCAATTGAGGCTTATCAACAGGGATTGTCACTCTCACAATCGAGATATCCTGATCGGTTAAAAGAGATTTATGTGGGATTAGCTCACTGTTATAGTGCTCAAGGCGATTCTATGCAAGAGCTCATGTGGTTACGAAAAGCAGGGGGATTAACAGATGGTTAA